One genomic region from Chlamydia poikilotherma encodes:
- a CDS encoding DUF1343 domain-containing protein codes for MRVICSFLILLCLFPYLGFSQVSVGLDRIFNDESYISWIRGKKVTLVSHNAAINNEGKDALSVFQEHKDLCSLNILCTLEHGYYGTAPAETPGTAPGVQGVRIVSLYGIKDIPECAVQGSDVLIYDVQDIGVRSYTFVSSLLHLVCAAQKYKKTLIILDRPNPMGGKVIDGPMPTSQSDYAPEIPYCYGMTPGELALFYKAKYAPYAQVSVVPMQGWKRSMIFSQTGLSWIPTSPQIPDAQTTFFYAATGIIGALSISSIGIGYTLPFRVIGAPWMDGNLVAKKLNEARLPGVMFYPFCYEPFFGKYKMEFCSGVLLMLEKPEEFLPMETQCTILGTLKTLYPKQVENAFKALEKIPLRRTSIHRCLGEEKFLYICQNERYIIWPLKKLCIEGRTKFENIRKPFLIADYGD; via the coding sequence ATGAGAGTGATATGCTCGTTTTTAATTTTATTATGTTTATTTCCTTACTTAGGATTTTCTCAAGTTTCTGTGGGGTTAGATCGTATTTTCAACGATGAATCTTATATTTCTTGGATTCGTGGTAAGAAAGTAACATTAGTTTCTCATAATGCTGCTATTAATAATGAAGGAAAGGACGCCTTATCTGTTTTTCAAGAGCATAAAGATCTATGCTCCTTGAATATCCTTTGCACATTAGAACACGGCTATTATGGTACTGCACCTGCAGAAACTCCAGGAACTGCTCCAGGAGTTCAAGGAGTGCGTATAGTGTCTCTCTATGGTATTAAAGACATTCCCGAATGTGCTGTGCAGGGTAGTGATGTTTTAATCTACGATGTACAAGATATTGGAGTGCGTTCCTATACTTTCGTGTCTTCATTACTTCATTTAGTTTGTGCTGCACAAAAGTATAAAAAGACTTTGATCATCTTAGATCGTCCAAATCCCATGGGAGGTAAGGTAATCGATGGTCCCATGCCTACGTCTCAATCAGATTATGCTCCAGAAATTCCTTATTGCTACGGAATGACTCCCGGGGAACTCGCGTTATTTTATAAAGCCAAGTATGCGCCTTATGCTCAGGTATCTGTCGTCCCCATGCAGGGATGGAAACGTTCGATGATATTCTCTCAAACTGGATTAAGTTGGATTCCTACCAGCCCACAAATTCCTGATGCACAAACGACTTTTTTTTATGCAGCAACAGGGATTATAGGAGCTTTATCTATATCAAGTATTGGTATAGGTTACACTCTTCCTTTTAGAGTAATAGGAGCTCCCTGGATGGACGGTAATCTTGTTGCGAAGAAGTTAAATGAAGCACGGTTACCAGGAGTAATGTTCTATCCTTTTTGTTACGAACCTTTTTTTGGTAAATATAAGATGGAATTTTGTTCGGGAGTTTTACTTATGTTAGAAAAGCCTGAAGAATTTCTTCCCATGGAAACGCAGTGTACAATTTTAGGAACGCTAAAGACTCTTTATCCTAAACAAGTGGAGAATGCTTTTAAAGCTTTGGAAAAAATTCCTTTGCGAAGAACGTCTATTCATCGTTGTCTAGGAGAAGAAAAGTTTTTATATATTTGCCAAAACGAGCGTTATATTATTTGGCCGTTAAAAAAATTATGTATTGAAGGCAGAACAAAGTTTGAAAATATACGTAAGCCTTTCTTAATAGCTGACTATGGTGATTAA
- the rdgB gene encoding RdgB/HAM1 family non-canonical purine NTP pyrophosphatase, giving the protein MKIVIASSHGYKIRETKTFLKQLGSFDIFSLTDFPNYHSPKEIGCLPEENALAKGLHAAKELNSWVIADDTMLMVPALNGLPGKLSAIFAGEDACDKDHRKKLLQKMQSLESIVDRSAYFECCIVLASPEGKFFKARGICEGYISNQEKGSSGFGYDPLFLKYDYKQTFAELSEDVKNQVSHRAKALQKLTPYLQDLLEKHLIFRN; this is encoded by the coding sequence ATGAAGATAGTAATTGCTAGCTCCCACGGTTATAAAATACGAGAAACCAAGACTTTTTTAAAACAATTAGGAAGTTTCGATATTTTCTCATTAACAGATTTCCCTAACTATCACTCTCCTAAAGAAATAGGTTGCCTTCCCGAAGAAAATGCTCTAGCAAAAGGTCTTCATGCAGCAAAAGAGCTGAATTCTTGGGTTATTGCGGATGATACTATGCTCATGGTGCCTGCATTAAATGGTCTTCCTGGCAAACTATCAGCCATTTTTGCTGGAGAAGATGCGTGTGATAAAGATCACAGGAAAAAACTTCTACAAAAGATGCAATCTTTAGAAAGTATTGTAGACCGCTCTGCATATTTTGAATGTTGTATTGTTCTTGCTTCTCCTGAAGGGAAATTCTTTAAAGCTCGAGGAATTTGCGAAGGTTATATTAGTAATCAAGAAAAAGGTTCTTCGGGGTTTGGCTATGATCCATTATTTTTAAAATATGATTATAAACAAACATTTGCTGAACTCTCTGAAGATGTAAAAAATCAGGTCTCACATAGAGCTAAGGCTTTACAAAAGCTAACTCCTTATTTGCAAGACCTGTTGGAGAAACATCTAATCTTTAGGAATTAG
- a CDS encoding ExbD/TolR family protein gives MKRIIVEDTEEDPNVNLTPLIDIVFVILMAFMIAMPLIRLDSIALAPGTKEHKVLGKDDELPITIKVLADNTITLNDQVLSLMELKTQLTLLYQRYPNRVPLLLQDGDTPFRLYQEVKTTIESAGFHELHIALKS, from the coding sequence ATGAAACGTATTATCGTTGAAGATACTGAAGAAGATCCCAATGTCAATCTCACTCCGTTAATTGATATTGTCTTTGTTATTTTGATGGCATTTATGATTGCCATGCCTTTAATACGCCTTGATTCCATAGCTCTAGCTCCAGGAACTAAAGAGCATAAGGTTCTCGGGAAAGATGATGAACTTCCCATAACAATAAAAGTATTAGCAGATAATACAATCACACTGAATGATCAGGTTCTTTCCTTAATGGAATTAAAAACACAACTGACCCTTCTATATCAGCGATACCCAAATAGAGTACCTCTGCTATTACAAGATGGCGATACACCTTTTAGATTATACCAAGAAGTAAAAACTACGATAGAATCAGCAGGATTTCACGAACTCCATATAGCTTTAAAAAGCTAA
- the tolB gene encoding Tol-Pal system protein TolB — protein MLRSIFVSAFLIFGIVSLYAKDLEVTVRSEISLLPIHVELKIGPNDAKQQKYLRTLCHTFINDLALGDRLQPSLIKSEIPSTPFSIAIVSRYPEIIFTIARGSHNHQPFHSLILTENNASNRQKIHEAADKIHYALTSVPGISSGKIVFSLSKNSQDCELKQGEIWSVDYDGGNLCALTQENSLSITPNWMNIGSANPYLYVSYKFGIPKIFLGSLENTTGKKVLNLQGNQFMPTFSPRKKLLAFISDTYGNPDLFLQSFSLSRGAMGKPRRVLNETFGTQGNPSFSPDGSKLVFVSNKDGRPRLYIIQIDPEIQTPRLLTKKYRNSSCPSWSPDGKKIAFCSVIKGVRQICLYDLSTGRDYQLTTTPIDKEGPSWAIDSHHLVYSAGNSGESELYLLSLITQKTKKIVIGLGEKRFPSWGGFPNNQ, from the coding sequence ATGTTACGAAGTATATTTGTCAGTGCCTTCCTTATTTTTGGGATAGTTTCCCTCTATGCTAAAGATTTAGAAGTTACCGTACGTTCTGAAATCTCCCTATTACCAATTCACGTAGAATTGAAGATAGGCCCTAATGACGCAAAACAACAAAAATATCTACGCACATTATGCCATACCTTTATTAACGATTTAGCTCTTGGAGATCGTCTCCAACCCTCCCTTATCAAATCCGAAATTCCTTCTACTCCTTTTAGTATTGCCATTGTTTCTCGTTATCCCGAGATCATATTTACTATAGCTAGAGGTTCTCACAACCATCAGCCATTTCATTCGTTAATACTTACAGAAAACAATGCTAGTAACCGTCAAAAAATACACGAAGCAGCGGATAAGATTCATTATGCTCTCACTAGCGTTCCTGGAATAAGCTCAGGGAAAATTGTTTTCTCATTAAGTAAAAATTCACAAGATTGTGAATTAAAACAGGGAGAAATTTGGTCTGTAGACTATGATGGAGGGAACCTATGTGCTCTTACGCAAGAAAATTCTTTATCCATTACTCCCAATTGGATGAACATAGGAAGCGCTAACCCCTATCTTTATGTCTCTTATAAATTCGGCATTCCTAAAATTTTCCTAGGTTCTTTAGAGAACACCACAGGTAAAAAGGTTCTCAATTTACAAGGGAATCAGTTTATGCCTACATTTTCTCCGAGGAAGAAACTCTTAGCTTTTATCTCAGATACTTACGGGAATCCTGATCTGTTTCTGCAAAGTTTCTCTTTATCAAGGGGGGCTATGGGAAAACCACGAAGAGTATTGAATGAAACTTTCGGGACTCAAGGAAACCCTTCTTTCAGCCCCGATGGTTCTAAGTTAGTCTTCGTTTCTAATAAAGATGGTAGACCTCGCTTATACATTATCCAAATAGATCCAGAAATTCAAACTCCACGTCTACTCACGAAAAAATATAGAAATAGCAGTTGCCCTTCATGGTCTCCAGATGGTAAAAAAATAGCCTTTTGCTCTGTAATTAAGGGAGTTCGTCAAATTTGTCTGTACGATCTTTCTACTGGGAGAGATTATCAGCTGACAACAACTCCTATAGATAAGGAGGGACCTTCATGGGCTATTGATAGTCATCATCTTGTTTATAGTGCAGGAAATTCAGGAGAGTCAGAACTTTATTTATTAAGTCTGATTACCCAAAAAACTAAGAAAATTGTTATAGGATTGGGGGAAAAACGTTTTCCTTCCTGGGGAGGATTCCCTAATAACCAATAA
- a CDS encoding molecular chaperone GroEL, producing MSKIFKNRLEGLSALNRGVRALAKAVTTTLGPQGSHVVIKKDLFPPYVTKHGASIAKEINLSDAFENTGLKLAREAALQTEAQIGDGSTTAIVITDALFSSGLKGIAVGLDPLEIKQGIQLAGEMLNSELTKLAVKINETEDIFHIATNSANYDSSIGKILSDAIARVGIEGVFVVKEGTETTLQATTHVGLNSGYLSSYFITHPETMEVVYENASILLCNQTLSSLNQSFIHFLEQTFQTSCDPLIIIAEDFDPQLLSILIVNKLKGNLPVCAIKAPGYGQQRREILEDIAILTGATLVGDLLGISLDKSSLDILGRVGKIVVKQNTTVFFEGKGNQERIEQRIEYLRQAIVHSKSEMDTQDLEKRLARFVGGVAQIYLEATTENEFKEKKIRLENALKCIKAAFKEGCLPGGGSALARAASIVKIPEQLSKGVMFGCKCMLQSAEVPLRVLATNCGKVPEYVVDTVLAHPDPYFGYNCINDAFENLITSGVFDPFTVIKFALKYSISISCLLLTSSFFIADSSEEMQNPSFPET from the coding sequence GTGTCTAAAATATTCAAGAATCGATTAGAAGGGCTTAGCGCGTTAAATCGAGGCGTGCGTGCTTTAGCTAAGGCCGTCACCACAACCTTAGGACCTCAAGGGTCCCATGTTGTTATCAAAAAGGATCTTTTCCCTCCTTACGTCACAAAACACGGGGCTTCAATAGCTAAAGAGATCAATTTATCTGATGCTTTTGAAAATACTGGTCTAAAACTTGCTAGGGAAGCTGCACTACAAACGGAAGCTCAGATAGGGGACGGATCTACTACGGCTATCGTAATCACAGATGCGTTATTTTCTTCGGGACTCAAAGGTATTGCCGTTGGATTAGATCCTTTAGAAATCAAACAAGGAATTCAACTTGCCGGAGAAATGTTAAATAGTGAGCTTACTAAGCTCGCAGTTAAAATCAATGAAACAGAAGATATATTTCATATAGCTACAAACTCAGCCAATTATGATTCATCCATTGGAAAAATCCTTTCCGATGCTATAGCTCGGGTAGGAATTGAGGGAGTTTTTGTAGTAAAAGAAGGAACAGAGACTACTTTACAAGCTACGACACATGTAGGGTTAAACTCGGGATATTTATCTTCATATTTTATAACGCATCCCGAGACGATGGAAGTCGTCTATGAAAATGCGTCTATCTTATTGTGTAACCAGACATTATCTTCTTTAAATCAATCGTTTATTCATTTTTTAGAACAGACCTTTCAAACAAGTTGTGATCCTTTAATTATCATCGCTGAAGATTTTGATCCTCAGCTTCTCTCTATTTTAATTGTTAATAAACTGAAAGGGAACCTTCCTGTATGTGCAATAAAAGCTCCGGGATATGGTCAACAGCGTAGAGAGATTTTAGAAGATATTGCCATTTTGACAGGCGCTACTCTTGTAGGAGATTTATTGGGAATTTCTTTAGATAAGAGTAGTTTAGATATTTTAGGTCGGGTAGGGAAAATCGTTGTTAAACAAAATACAACTGTTTTTTTTGAAGGGAAAGGAAACCAAGAAAGAATAGAACAACGTATTGAATATTTGCGACAGGCTATCGTGCATAGTAAATCTGAAATGGATACTCAGGATTTAGAAAAGCGTTTAGCCAGATTTGTTGGTGGAGTAGCTCAGATATATTTAGAAGCTACGACAGAAAACGAATTCAAAGAAAAGAAAATTCGCTTAGAGAATGCTTTAAAATGTATAAAAGCTGCTTTTAAAGAAGGTTGTCTTCCTGGAGGAGGTTCAGCCTTAGCCCGCGCAGCATCTATTGTGAAAATCCCTGAGCAATTGTCCAAGGGGGTAATGTTTGGGTGTAAGTGCATGTTGCAATCCGCAGAAGTTCCTCTTAGAGTCTTGGCTACGAATTGCGGGAAAGTTCCAGAATATGTAGTAGATACTGTTTTAGCGCATCCAGACCCTTACTTTGGATATAATTGCATTAATGATGCTTTTGAAAATTTAATTACTTCAGGAGTGTTTGATCCTTTCACAGTAATTAAATTTGCTTTGAAATATTCTATTTCTATCTCTTGTTTACTTTTGACTAGTTCGTTTTTTATTGCAGACTCTTCGGAAGAAATGCAAAACCCATCTTTTCCGGAAACCTAA
- a CDS encoding OmpA family protein: MKKKYLSVLSCLLLALFALPSCSYPCGDWDTVCEDCQHPKRRKQNFAFVPLYTNDEMNQNFSDAYDSKEEQLYKTSSQSVSLRNITFATDSYTIKGEENLAILSSLVRQMQKSPRTTLYIEGHTDERGAAAYNLALGARRANAVKQYLIKQGISAERLFTISYGKEQPINSSHNELAWQQNRRTEFKVHAR; encoded by the coding sequence ATGAAAAAGAAATATTTAAGCGTTCTGAGTTGTTTACTACTTGCGCTTTTCGCTTTACCTTCTTGCTCTTATCCTTGTGGTGATTGGGATACCGTTTGCGAAGATTGTCAGCATCCAAAAAGAAGAAAACAAAATTTCGCTTTTGTTCCCCTTTATACTAATGATGAAATGAATCAAAATTTCTCAGATGCCTATGATTCTAAGGAAGAGCAATTATATAAAACGAGTAGTCAATCGGTTTCTCTCAGAAATATTACTTTCGCTACTGATAGCTACACAATAAAAGGCGAAGAAAATTTAGCTATTTTATCTAGTCTTGTTCGTCAAATGCAAAAGTCCCCAAGAACAACATTGTATATAGAAGGTCATACTGACGAGCGTGGCGCCGCAGCATATAACCTAGCTTTAGGAGCACGACGCGCTAATGCTGTTAAACAATATCTAATTAAACAGGGAATTTCTGCAGAGCGGTTATTTACTATATCTTACGGAAAAGAGCAGCCTATAAACTCCAGTCATAACGAGCTTGCTTGGCAACAAAATCGTCGTACAGAATTTAAAGTCCATGCACGTTAA
- a CDS encoding MotA/TolQ/ExbB proton channel family protein, whose product MLQFTHNPIIQAFREADLFGKGIFFSLLILSLCTWTVLHQKLAIQKKFLKSGKSLKDFLIKNRHAPLSLEIHPELNPFADLYFTIKRGTLELLDKNRQQAPDHGPVLSIEDIQSLETLLGAIIPKYRAIMHENNFIPATTISLAPFLGLLGTVWGILVAFSHISSGQAEGTAMMEGLATALGTTIMGLFVAIPSLIGFNYLKAHSSRLILEIEQTAYLLLNSIEVKYRQTNL is encoded by the coding sequence ATGTTGCAATTCACCCATAATCCAATTATCCAGGCCTTCAGAGAAGCCGATCTTTTCGGTAAGGGGATATTCTTTAGCTTATTGATTCTTTCCCTATGCACTTGGACGGTACTACATCAAAAGCTTGCTATTCAAAAAAAATTTCTAAAATCGGGCAAGTCTCTTAAAGATTTCCTGATAAAGAATCGCCATGCTCCGCTATCTTTAGAAATTCATCCGGAGCTAAATCCATTTGCGGATCTATATTTCACTATTAAACGAGGAACTTTAGAACTTCTCGATAAAAATCGTCAGCAGGCTCCTGATCATGGACCGGTGTTGTCTATAGAAGACATTCAATCTCTGGAGACTCTATTAGGAGCAATTATCCCCAAATATCGTGCAATTATGCATGAAAACAATTTTATCCCTGCCACGACGATTAGCTTAGCGCCTTTTTTAGGTCTTTTAGGGACTGTTTGGGGCATTTTGGTAGCTTTTTCTCATATTAGCTCGGGACAGGCTGAGGGAACAGCGATGATGGAAGGACTGGCAACAGCGTTAGGGACAACAATTATGGGCCTATTTGTTGCTATTCCTTCTTTGATTGGGTTTAACTATCTTAAAGCGCATTCTTCCCGATTAATTCTAGAAATAGAGCAGACAGCATATTTGCTGTTAAATTCTATAGAAGTTAAGTATCGTCAGACAAATTTATGA
- a CDS encoding inclusion-associated protein — MKKMLPYILFATFLHGVCIVLLAYSPVQKKQPKLLPFKEKLVILNESLSITKTCTTATPPSQQVVKIEKKQPSAQKQPQKHPPKIPADKKKIDNVKPVEKEKSVLKSQAEDKTSVKKKADKNTKLKTIADLAKTLSKHLDDSDARLADISLPISRELAIHSSLAATQEEELCQLLREYIVLPFSGEVRVKLVLTPQGNLQECVLLSEISEAEKQLVLMRIHEIPFKKFLDKYKISKNITFHIKLLSSES, encoded by the coding sequence ATGAAAAAGATGCTTCCTTATATTCTCTTTGCAACTTTCCTCCACGGAGTCTGTATTGTTCTCCTTGCATACTCTCCAGTGCAAAAAAAACAACCTAAGCTCCTACCTTTTAAAGAAAAGCTCGTTATTTTGAATGAGTCTCTTTCCATTACAAAAACATGCACAACAGCAACACCTCCGTCACAGCAAGTAGTCAAAATAGAAAAAAAACAACCTAGTGCTCAGAAACAACCTCAAAAACATCCCCCTAAAATTCCTGCTGACAAGAAAAAAATCGATAACGTTAAACCTGTGGAAAAAGAAAAATCCGTATTAAAATCACAGGCAGAAGATAAAACTTCTGTAAAGAAAAAAGCCGACAAAAACACCAAACTCAAAACTATTGCTGATCTTGCAAAAACACTTTCAAAACACCTCGATGATAGTGATGCACGGCTTGCAGATATTTCTCTCCCCATAAGCAGGGAACTCGCCATACACTCATCTTTAGCAGCAACTCAAGAAGAAGAATTGTGCCAACTACTTCGTGAATATATTGTTTTACCTTTTTCTGGAGAAGTTCGAGTAAAACTTGTATTAACACCTCAAGGGAACCTCCAGGAATGTGTTTTGTTATCCGAAATTAGCGAGGCTGAAAAACAACTCGTTCTTATGCGAATTCATGAAATTCCTTTTAAAAAATTCCTAGACAAATACAAAATCTCGAAAAATATCACTTTTCATATTAAACTCCTGAGTAGTGAGTCTTAA
- the ung gene encoding uracil-DNA glycosylase — protein sequence MQNAFTIDQLPLSWQEQLKTEWSQPYMCKLREFLQSEYSQTIIYPAKDNIFTALKSTPFDSVRVVILGQDPYPGEGQAHGLSFSVPKGVRLPPSLINIFRELQTDLGIENTTGCLQSWADQGVLLLNTVLTVRGGAPFSHAGRGWEQFTDTIVAKLIENRSHVIFVLWGNAARKKCDLLFHSTHKHAILAAPHPSPLAAHRGFFGCSHFSKINYLLKKLNKPMINWKLP from the coding sequence ATGCAAAATGCCTTTACTATAGACCAGCTTCCTTTGTCTTGGCAAGAGCAGCTTAAAACTGAATGGTCCCAGCCCTATATGTGTAAGCTTAGGGAATTTTTACAATCTGAGTATTCTCAGACAATCATTTACCCCGCAAAAGACAATATCTTTACTGCATTAAAAAGCACACCTTTTGATTCTGTACGTGTTGTTATTCTTGGACAAGATCCTTATCCTGGAGAAGGGCAAGCTCATGGATTAAGCTTTAGCGTTCCGAAAGGCGTTCGTTTGCCCCCATCTCTTATTAATATCTTTCGCGAATTACAGACTGACTTGGGAATAGAAAATACCACAGGATGTTTGCAATCTTGGGCCGATCAAGGAGTTCTATTATTAAATACTGTATTAACTGTACGTGGGGGAGCTCCTTTTTCTCATGCTGGTCGGGGATGGGAACAATTTACCGATACTATCGTTGCTAAGCTTATAGAAAACCGTTCCCATGTCATTTTTGTATTATGGGGGAATGCTGCAAGAAAGAAATGTGATTTACTTTTCCATTCCACGCATAAACACGCTATTTTAGCAGCTCCGCATCCTTCTCCTTTAGCGGCACATAGAGGTTTTTTTGGCTGTTCGCACTTTTCAAAAATTAACTACCTGCTTAAAAAGCTGAATAAGCCCATGATTAATTGGAAGCTCCCATGA
- a CDS encoding peroxiredoxin → MGSLFIGKTAPDFSLQAVVDGEVKNVSLKDYRGKYVILFFYPKDFTYVCPTELHAFQDSLEEFENRGAQIIGCSVDDLDTHKRWLDTDKRSGGVKGVTYPLVSDTTYELSKLYGVLDSQSGLSFRGSFLIDKDGIIRHMVINDLPLGRSIDEELRVLDALIFFENHGLVCPANWHQGEKAMAPNEEGLKEYFGTID, encoded by the coding sequence ATGGGATCGCTATTTATTGGGAAGACTGCCCCAGATTTTTCTCTACAAGCAGTCGTTGACGGCGAAGTAAAAAATGTTTCTTTGAAAGATTATCGTGGTAAATACGTTATTCTTTTCTTTTATCCTAAAGACTTCACTTATGTGTGTCCTACAGAGCTTCATGCTTTCCAAGATTCTTTAGAAGAATTTGAAAATCGTGGTGCACAAATCATTGGTTGCTCCGTTGATGATCTCGATACTCACAAACGTTGGTTAGATACTGATAAAAGATCTGGTGGAGTTAAAGGTGTTACCTATCCTCTAGTTTCTGATACAACTTATGAACTTTCTAAACTCTATGGTGTACTGGACTCTCAATCAGGATTATCATTCCGTGGATCTTTCTTGATCGATAAGGATGGTATAATCAGACATATGGTAATCAATGATCTTCCTTTAGGTCGTTCTATAGATGAAGAGCTCCGTGTGTTAGATGCTTTGATTTTCTTTGAAAATCATGGACTCGTATGCCCTGCAAATTGGCATCAAGGAGAGAAAGCTATGGCTCCTAATGAAGAAGGCTTAAAAGAGTACTTCGGAACCATTGATTAG
- a CDS encoding LysM peptidoglycan-binding domain-containing protein, with product MHVNYKFLFYCGFWLSLGIMLPIDAAGKTPSIQTVLAEVEDASAKLLCHEAEIQMLADRIDEQDGKIQRLSSAKPESLTKQIQQLEIEQKTLAKTVAVLTASVKDIQATLNNKLQEIQKDHKTLSQDIRLLRRSLLALVDGSSPETYSDLSDEAPAHIHIVRPGETLGKIAAKYKIPVSELKKLNKLNSDVIYANQKLCLPENKK from the coding sequence ATGCACGTTAATTACAAATTCTTGTTCTATTGTGGATTTTGGCTTTCTTTGGGGATTATGCTCCCTATAGATGCTGCGGGTAAAACCCCATCTATACAAACTGTGCTTGCAGAAGTTGAAGATGCTTCTGCAAAGTTATTATGTCATGAAGCCGAAATACAGATGTTAGCAGATCGTATAGATGAACAAGATGGTAAAATCCAAAGACTGTCTTCTGCAAAACCAGAATCTCTTACGAAACAAATCCAGCAATTAGAAATTGAACAAAAAACCCTAGCGAAAACTGTTGCTGTCCTTACAGCTTCTGTAAAGGATATCCAAGCTACCCTAAATAATAAACTTCAAGAAATACAAAAAGACCATAAAACTCTCTCTCAAGATATTCGTCTTTTACGTCGTTCTCTTCTAGCTCTTGTTGATGGCTCTTCTCCTGAAACTTACAGCGATCTTTCTGATGAGGCACCTGCACATATCCATATTGTGAGACCTGGTGAAACCCTAGGTAAAATCGCTGCGAAATATAAAATTCCCGTATCAGAATTAAAAAAACTTAATAAATTAAATTCTGATGTTATTTATGCTAATCAAAAGCTTTGTTTGCCAGAGAATAAGAAATAA